DNA sequence from the Cottoperca gobio chromosome 10, fCotGob3.1, whole genome shotgun sequence genome:
CGTCTTTTGCGCCATCTAAGATCATGACAGCCGTCCAAATCCTTTCCTATCCACGCAGAGAGGGCTCGCAGACGCAGGAGTGTTACTCTGACGGAGAACAATGAGTTCCTTCCTGCTCTCATTCCATGGAGAGCTGCACACTGTCTGTCTGGCCCTGCTGCTGATCAAACTTCCTAGCTACAAGACAAGGCAGGAGACAgaggaacattttaatttacttcAAGATTATCCAGAATATCAACATGAAACATGGGTGCATATTGAGACTGATCAAGGTCTAGGTCATCAAACTAACACATCAGAAATGTCAGTTAAGAGGGGTTTACATAAGTGTACTGCCTGATGTTTaaccaaaaaagaaataaaaacattattatccTTTCTGTTTCCTCTGGAATAGGGCAGGATGATACATTCTGGATTATAAACCCAGATCTAGGCGGTTCTTTGTCCCTGCAGCGCTACACTGATGCTCACCCAGAGAGTACATCTCCAGCTGCTGCCGCAGGCGGACCTTCTGCAAGCTGTCGTAGAAGTTGGGCTCCGGGCTGCTGCCAACGGTGGGAGGCAGAGTGAAGATGCGCATGATCTTCCTCTTGTTTCTAAGTTATAGGTGAACAGACATAtttcagaga
Encoded proteins:
- the smim19 gene encoding small integral membrane protein 19; its protein translation is MGGHGVLGNEPESIDYSVHEAWNEATNVYLLVILVSFGLLMYARKNKRKIMRIFTLPPTVGSSPEPNFYDSLQKVRLRQQLEMYSLARKFDQQQGQTDSVQLSME